A genomic window from Arthrobacter globiformis includes:
- a CDS encoding XdhC family protein, whose product MLDLMPSLAGWRPAASGERCAVATIITASGSVPRPPGTSMLVSESGEILGSLSGGCVEAAVVASALEVMADGGTRLEAFGFSSEDAFAVGLTCGGELEIHIQPLDGSAAGLGDLRRFAAGDPERPLALIRRIDGVSGRSVYGRTVPRSPLGAAGTQEAGTAEAGTEGTAGTQPPSVVVVPDPGAFEVAGSAEFAALLGLDALHLDALNLDPGARREALLAAAAQLEPLLRGGRTGLVRLAPPQGRGVSGRGTHGTDGGVASPEPVTLLVESRLPQARLLVFGANDFGAALVPAAKLLGYRVTLCDARPAFAAQERFAAADEVATDWPHRYLAAEAAAGRVDSRTVICVLTHDPKFDIPLLQEALALDVAFVGALGSRRSHRQRIDGLLEAGVAPERLARLHSPIGLDLGAVTPAEVAVSITAELIAARSGSVACTPLRDGTGPIHSLPAAGRASAEPAASAEPAACAEPAASAEPAFSKEQAPQEIAWT is encoded by the coding sequence ATGCTGGATCTGATGCCTTCTCTGGCCGGCTGGCGCCCGGCGGCCTCCGGGGAACGGTGCGCCGTCGCCACCATCATCACCGCCAGCGGCTCCGTGCCGCGGCCGCCCGGGACCTCCATGCTGGTGTCCGAATCCGGCGAGATACTCGGCAGCCTTTCCGGCGGCTGTGTTGAAGCGGCCGTGGTTGCCTCGGCGCTGGAAGTGATGGCCGACGGCGGCACCCGCCTTGAGGCGTTCGGCTTCAGCAGCGAGGACGCATTTGCCGTCGGGCTCACCTGCGGCGGTGAGCTGGAGATCCATATCCAGCCCCTGGACGGCAGCGCCGCCGGGCTCGGGGACCTCCGCAGGTTTGCTGCCGGGGACCCCGAACGGCCTCTGGCGCTGATCCGGCGCATCGACGGCGTGTCCGGCAGGAGCGTGTACGGCAGGACCGTGCCCCGCAGTCCGTTGGGGGCTGCCGGAACTCAGGAAGCCGGAACAGCGGAAGCCGGAACAGAGGGGACGGCGGGCACTCAGCCGCCTTCCGTCGTCGTGGTTCCGGATCCCGGCGCCTTTGAGGTCGCGGGATCGGCTGAGTTCGCGGCCCTGCTGGGGCTGGACGCTTTGCATCTGGACGCTTTGAATCTGGACCCTGGGGCCAGACGGGAAGCACTCCTGGCGGCCGCGGCCCAGCTCGAACCGCTGCTGCGCGGCGGCCGGACAGGGCTGGTCCGGCTGGCGCCGCCGCAGGGCCGCGGCGTTTCCGGCAGGGGCACCCACGGTACTGATGGCGGGGTGGCGTCGCCCGAGCCCGTGACGCTGCTGGTGGAGAGCCGCCTGCCGCAGGCCCGGCTGCTGGTGTTTGGCGCCAACGACTTCGGCGCGGCGCTGGTGCCGGCCGCGAAGCTGCTCGGCTACCGTGTCACGCTCTGCGACGCCCGGCCGGCATTCGCAGCGCAGGAGCGTTTCGCCGCCGCGGACGAGGTGGCTACCGACTGGCCGCACCGGTACCTCGCCGCGGAAGCCGCCGCTGGCCGGGTCGACTCCCGCACGGTCATCTGCGTCCTCACCCATGACCCCAAGTTCGACATTCCCTTGCTGCAGGAAGCCCTGGCCCTTGATGTTGCCTTCGTCGGCGCCCTGGGCTCCCGACGCAGCCACCGGCAGCGCATCGACGGGCTGCTCGAGGCCGGCGTGGCACCGGAGCGGTTGGCACGGCTGCATTCGCCGATCGGCCTGGATCTCGGTGCCGTCACACCGGCGGAAGTGGCCGTCTCCATCACCGCGGAGCTGATCGCGGCGCGCAGCGGTTCCGTCGCCTGCACTCCATTGCGGGACGGCACCGGACCCATCCATTCCCTTCCCGCCGCCGGGCGCGCCAGTGCGGAACCGGCGGCCAGTGCGGAACCGGCGGCCTGTGCAGAACCGGCCGCCAGTGCAGAACCGGCATTCAGTAAAGAACAGGCACCCCAGGAGATCGCATGGACATGA
- a CDS encoding NCS2 family permease has protein sequence MTILDNTAEQQAALPGAGQAAAPEKNPATGKTQRGNGPKPPASNSFLDRFFHITRRGSTVAREVRGGLVTFFTMAYIVILNPLILGGFSADNAPTDVAGGWLSAAQVGAVTGLTAGVMTIAFGLIANLPFGLAAGLGINSFLAVAVIQEVTWAEAMGLVVINGILIVLFGVTGARTAIFRAVPKELKAAITVGIGLFIAFIGFVDSGFVKATAGGPPVQLGDNGSITSIPTMVFIVGLLVMGILVARKVQGGLLIGIVATTALAAVVEAFLHIGPASETNPGGWHLNTPVLSGHLVSAPDLGLVGQFDLFGAFGRIGGLAATMLVFTLVFTNFFDAMGTMTGLAKSAGVAHKDGTFPRLKSAFIVEGVGAVMGGATSGSSNTVYIDSAAGIGEGARTGLASVVTGALFLGSMFLTPLTSVVPLEVAAAALVVVGAMMMAQIREIKFTKFAVALPAFLTIVTMPLSYSIANGIGVGFVSWAVIGAASGKAKKIHPLMWVVTAGFVVYFARGPVSALLGA, from the coding sequence ATGACAATCCTGGACAATACCGCTGAACAGCAGGCTGCGCTTCCGGGTGCAGGGCAGGCAGCGGCACCCGAAAAGAACCCGGCCACCGGCAAAACGCAGCGGGGCAACGGCCCCAAGCCCCCGGCGTCGAACTCGTTCCTTGACCGCTTCTTCCACATCACCCGGCGCGGTTCCACCGTGGCCCGGGAGGTGCGGGGCGGGCTGGTCACCTTCTTCACGATGGCCTACATCGTCATCCTGAATCCGCTGATCCTGGGCGGCTTCAGCGCGGACAACGCCCCGACGGACGTCGCCGGCGGCTGGCTTTCCGCGGCGCAGGTGGGCGCAGTCACCGGCCTGACAGCCGGCGTCATGACCATCGCGTTCGGCCTGATCGCCAACCTGCCGTTCGGCCTGGCCGCGGGACTGGGCATCAACTCCTTCCTCGCGGTGGCGGTGATCCAGGAGGTCACCTGGGCCGAGGCCATGGGCCTGGTGGTCATCAACGGCATCCTGATCGTCCTGTTTGGTGTCACCGGCGCGCGGACCGCGATTTTCCGGGCCGTGCCCAAGGAACTGAAGGCCGCCATCACGGTGGGCATCGGCCTGTTCATCGCCTTCATCGGCTTCGTGGACTCGGGCTTCGTCAAGGCCACCGCCGGCGGACCTCCGGTCCAGCTCGGCGACAACGGCTCCATCACCTCCATCCCCACCATGGTGTTCATTGTGGGCCTGCTGGTCATGGGCATCCTGGTGGCACGGAAGGTCCAGGGCGGCCTGCTCATCGGCATCGTGGCCACCACGGCTCTGGCGGCCGTCGTCGAGGCATTCCTGCACATCGGCCCCGCCAGCGAAACCAACCCGGGCGGCTGGCACCTGAACACGCCGGTGCTGTCGGGCCATCTGGTCTCTGCGCCGGATCTTGGCCTGGTGGGTCAGTTCGACCTGTTCGGTGCCTTTGGCCGGATCGGCGGCCTGGCCGCGACGATGCTGGTGTTCACGCTGGTCTTCACCAACTTCTTCGACGCCATGGGCACCATGACCGGGCTGGCGAAGAGCGCGGGAGTGGCCCACAAGGACGGCACGTTCCCCCGGCTCAAGTCCGCCTTCATCGTCGAAGGTGTGGGCGCGGTGATGGGCGGCGCGACGTCGGGTTCCTCCAACACCGTGTACATCGACTCCGCTGCGGGGATCGGTGAGGGGGCGCGCACCGGGCTGGCCTCGGTGGTCACCGGAGCGCTGTTCCTGGGGTCCATGTTCCTCACCCCGCTCACCAGCGTGGTGCCGCTCGAGGTGGCAGCCGCCGCCCTGGTCGTGGTGGGCGCGATGATGATGGCGCAGATCCGCGAGATCAAGTTCACCAAGTTCGCGGTGGCACTGCCGGCCTTCCTGACCATCGTCACCATGCCGCTGAGCTACTCGATCGCCAATGGCATCGGCGTGGGCTTCGTGAGCTGGGCGGTAATCGGCGCGGCCTCGGGCAAGGCGAAGAAGATCCACCCGCTGATGTGGGTGGTGACCGCGGGCTTCGTGGTCTACTTCGCGCGGGGTCCCGTCAGCGCACTGCTCGGGGCGTAA
- a CDS encoding nucleoside deaminase yields MSTTVTAEAFLARSIRLATANVLNSGGPFGAVIVTADGQAFDGVNRVTADNDPTAHAEVTAIRRACSGLGTFDLRGATLYSSCEPCPMCLASALWARIDRVVFAADRHDAASVGFDDAVFYEYFDNEDRHALMPVSKLELGHPEAPAILEPFNTWNTLDSRIDY; encoded by the coding sequence ATGAGTACCACCGTCACGGCCGAGGCATTCCTGGCCAGGTCCATCCGGTTGGCAACCGCCAACGTCCTGAACAGCGGCGGCCCGTTCGGCGCCGTGATCGTCACCGCCGACGGTCAGGCGTTCGACGGCGTCAACCGGGTCACCGCCGACAACGATCCCACCGCCCACGCCGAGGTCACCGCCATCCGCCGCGCATGCAGCGGGCTGGGCACCTTCGACCTCCGCGGGGCCACCCTCTACAGCAGCTGCGAGCCGTGCCCCATGTGCCTCGCCTCGGCGCTCTGGGCCCGCATCGACCGGGTTGTCTTCGCCGCCGACCGGCACGACGCCGCCTCCGTAGGCTTCGACGACGCCGTCTTCTACGAGTACTTCGACAACGAGGACCGCCACGCCCTGATGCCGGTCTCCAAGCTGGAGCTCGGCCACCCCGAAGCCCCGGCCATCCTGGAACCGTTCAACACCTGGAACACGCTCGACTCCAGGATTGACTACTAG